A region from the Metopolophium dirhodum isolate CAU chromosome 9, ASM1992520v1, whole genome shotgun sequence genome encodes:
- the LOC132952891 gene encoding longitudinals lacking protein, isoforms A/B/D/L-like isoform X1 produces the protein MSVSQQFCLRWNNHQRTLISVFDSLLESGTLVDCTLAAEGRYLKAHKVVLSACSPYLGVLLSQHQEKHPILILKDIKFQELKSMLDYMYRGEVNISQEELGTFLKAAESLQIKGLTESAGIGVRDNSDFEDPVSKRFEHRKQPPSLSSVSSNSPTIWSQNETVRTYSRPREGSLSPTSKKRKLQRTNGSDDHHPDNGDDSMTESEPQGVEKSPTNNNNNIPSSVSKVIKAEPYRKSCSPDKEVLKPTENTIIKPKVESISGDRQECLTEMSYDDSVEDMALEEEEEEFDENELSQPGTSQGDTNHTAVPQTNSWQLDTTNQDSTSTVNTPMDCKEIIKRWQDGGENWDGYPPTQRSLVPLFNSFGPNGPMSAINFKFTNYYNNCKFDPTSPNDTLQISNASSPSTSGGVECPRCGRHYKLKSSLRNHQKWECGKDPQFQCPFCNYRAKQKMHVARHIERMHREKCSEEFQNITGQTTTAATTATAVGDINS, from the exons ATGTCCGTCAGCCAACAGTTTTGCCTGCGATGGAACAACCACCAGAGGACACTGATTTCGGTGTTCGACAGCCTCCTGGAGAGCGGCACCCTTGTGGATTGCACGCTGGCCGCAGAGGGACGATACCTGAAAGCTCACAAAGTCGTGTTGTCCGCCTGCAGTCCGTACTTAGGG gTTTTATTAAGTCAACATCAAGAGAAACATCCAATCTTAATTTTGAAAGATATCAAATTTCAAGAATTAAAGTCAATGTTGGATTATATGTATCGAGGTGAAGTCAATATTTCTCAAGAAGAACTTGGTACATTTTTGAAAGCTGCTGAATCTCTTCAAATCAAAGGTTTGACAGAAAGTGCTGGTATTGGGGTTCGCGATAATTCAGATTTTGAAGACCCAGTATCTAAACGTTTTGAACATAGAAAACAACCACCTTCTTTATCATCAGTTAGTTCTAACTCGCCTACCATTTGGAGCCAAAATGAAACTGTACGTACATATTCAAGACCAAGAGAAGGTAGTTTATCTCCAACCAGCAAGAAACGGAAATTACAACGAACAAATGGATCAGATGATCATCATCCCGATAATGGCGATGATAGTATGACTGAATCTGAACCTCAGGGAGTTGAAAAATCgccaactaataataataataacatcccTTCTTCAGTTAGTAAGGTAATTAAAGCAGAACCTTACCGTAAATCGTGTTCACCAGACAAAGAAGTGCTTAAACCAACTGAAAATACGATAATTAAACCAAAAGTGGAATCAATTTCTGGTGACCGGCAAGAATGTTTGACAGAAATGTCATATGACGATAGTGTAGAAGATATGGCTTTAGAAGAGGAGGAAGAAGAATTTGATGAAAATGAATTATCACAGCCTGGAACTTCGCAAGGGGACACCAATCACACcg cagTGCCTCAAACAAATTCATGGCAATTAGACACAACTAATCAAGATAGCACCAGTACTGTTAATACACCAATGGATTGTAAAg aaataataaaaagatggCAGGATGGAGGTGAAAACTGGGATGGATATCCTCCTACTCAACGATCCCTTGTGCCGCTTTTCAATTCATTTGGCCCAAATGGCCCAATGTCTGCCATAAATTTCAAATTCACTAACTACTACAACAACTGTAAGTTTGATCCAACTTCACCTAATGACACGTTACAAATCAGTAATGCAAGTTCACCAAGCACGAGTGGTGGAGTAGAATGCCCACGTTGCGGAAGgcattataaacttaaaagcTCATTACGCAATCATCAAAAATGGGAGTGCGGAAAAGACCCACAATTCCAATGTCCATTTTGCAATTACAGAGCTAAACAAAAAATGCACGTTGCTCGGCATATTGAACGTATGCATAGAGAAAAATGCTCAgaagaatttcaaaatattactgGACAAACTACGACAGCTGCAACAACGGCAACAGCTGTAGGAGATATTAACTCATAA
- the LOC132952891 gene encoding longitudinals lacking protein, isoforms A/B/D/L-like isoform X2 has product MSVSQQFCLRWNNHQRTLISVFDSLLESGTLVDCTLAAEGRYLKAHKVVLSACSPYLGVLLSQHQEKHPILILKDIKFQELKSMLDYMYRGEVNISQEELGTFLKAAESLQIKGLTESAGIGVRDNSDFEDPVSKRFEHRKQPPSLSSVSSNSPTIWSQNETVRTYSRPREGSLSPTSKKRKLQRTNGSDDHHPDNGDDSMTESEPQGVEKSPTNNNNNIPSSVSKVIKAEPYRKSCSPDKEVLKPTENTIIKPKVESISGDRQECLTEMSYDDSVEDMALEEEEEEFDENELSQPGTSQGDTNHTVPQTNSWQLDTTNQDSTSTVNTPMDCKEIIKRWQDGGENWDGYPPTQRSLVPLFNSFGPNGPMSAINFKFTNYYNNCKFDPTSPNDTLQISNASSPSTSGGVECPRCGRHYKLKSSLRNHQKWECGKDPQFQCPFCNYRAKQKMHVARHIERMHREKCSEEFQNITGQTTTAATTATAVGDINS; this is encoded by the exons ATGTCCGTCAGCCAACAGTTTTGCCTGCGATGGAACAACCACCAGAGGACACTGATTTCGGTGTTCGACAGCCTCCTGGAGAGCGGCACCCTTGTGGATTGCACGCTGGCCGCAGAGGGACGATACCTGAAAGCTCACAAAGTCGTGTTGTCCGCCTGCAGTCCGTACTTAGGG gTTTTATTAAGTCAACATCAAGAGAAACATCCAATCTTAATTTTGAAAGATATCAAATTTCAAGAATTAAAGTCAATGTTGGATTATATGTATCGAGGTGAAGTCAATATTTCTCAAGAAGAACTTGGTACATTTTTGAAAGCTGCTGAATCTCTTCAAATCAAAGGTTTGACAGAAAGTGCTGGTATTGGGGTTCGCGATAATTCAGATTTTGAAGACCCAGTATCTAAACGTTTTGAACATAGAAAACAACCACCTTCTTTATCATCAGTTAGTTCTAACTCGCCTACCATTTGGAGCCAAAATGAAACTGTACGTACATATTCAAGACCAAGAGAAGGTAGTTTATCTCCAACCAGCAAGAAACGGAAATTACAACGAACAAATGGATCAGATGATCATCATCCCGATAATGGCGATGATAGTATGACTGAATCTGAACCTCAGGGAGTTGAAAAATCgccaactaataataataataacatcccTTCTTCAGTTAGTAAGGTAATTAAAGCAGAACCTTACCGTAAATCGTGTTCACCAGACAAAGAAGTGCTTAAACCAACTGAAAATACGATAATTAAACCAAAAGTGGAATCAATTTCTGGTGACCGGCAAGAATGTTTGACAGAAATGTCATATGACGATAGTGTAGAAGATATGGCTTTAGAAGAGGAGGAAGAAGAATTTGATGAAAATGAATTATCACAGCCTGGAACTTCGCAAGGGGACACCAATCACACcg TGCCTCAAACAAATTCATGGCAATTAGACACAACTAATCAAGATAGCACCAGTACTGTTAATACACCAATGGATTGTAAAg aaataataaaaagatggCAGGATGGAGGTGAAAACTGGGATGGATATCCTCCTACTCAACGATCCCTTGTGCCGCTTTTCAATTCATTTGGCCCAAATGGCCCAATGTCTGCCATAAATTTCAAATTCACTAACTACTACAACAACTGTAAGTTTGATCCAACTTCACCTAATGACACGTTACAAATCAGTAATGCAAGTTCACCAAGCACGAGTGGTGGAGTAGAATGCCCACGTTGCGGAAGgcattataaacttaaaagcTCATTACGCAATCATCAAAAATGGGAGTGCGGAAAAGACCCACAATTCCAATGTCCATTTTGCAATTACAGAGCTAAACAAAAAATGCACGTTGCTCGGCATATTGAACGTATGCATAGAGAAAAATGCTCAgaagaatttcaaaatattactgGACAAACTACGACAGCTGCAACAACGGCAACAGCTGTAGGAGATATTAACTCATAA
- the LOC132952891 gene encoding longitudinals lacking protein, isoforms A/B/D/L-like isoform X7 — protein MSVSQQFCLRWNNHQRTLISVFDSLLESGTLVDCTLAAEGRYLKAHKVVLSACSPYLGVLLSQHQEKHPILILKDIKFQELKSMLDYMYRGEVNISQEELGTFLKAAESLQIKGLTESAGIGVRDNSDFEDPVSKRFEHRKQPPSLSSVSSNSPTIWSQNETVRTYSRPREGSLSPTSKKRKLQRTNGSDDHHPDNGDDSMTESEPQGVEKSPTNNNNNIPSSVSKVIKAEPYRKSCSPDKEVLKPTENTIIKPKVESISGDRQECLTEMSYDDSVEDMALEEEEEEFDENELSQPGTSQGDTNHTAVPQTNSWQLDTTNQDSTSTVNTPMDCKAISCTRCGRHYKLKSSLLNHQRWECGKEPQFKCYMCSYKAKQKAHLLTHMKYRHKTDNIKTEYFY, from the exons ATGTCCGTCAGCCAACAGTTTTGCCTGCGATGGAACAACCACCAGAGGACACTGATTTCGGTGTTCGACAGCCTCCTGGAGAGCGGCACCCTTGTGGATTGCACGCTGGCCGCAGAGGGACGATACCTGAAAGCTCACAAAGTCGTGTTGTCCGCCTGCAGTCCGTACTTAGGG gTTTTATTAAGTCAACATCAAGAGAAACATCCAATCTTAATTTTGAAAGATATCAAATTTCAAGAATTAAAGTCAATGTTGGATTATATGTATCGAGGTGAAGTCAATATTTCTCAAGAAGAACTTGGTACATTTTTGAAAGCTGCTGAATCTCTTCAAATCAAAGGTTTGACAGAAAGTGCTGGTATTGGGGTTCGCGATAATTCAGATTTTGAAGACCCAGTATCTAAACGTTTTGAACATAGAAAACAACCACCTTCTTTATCATCAGTTAGTTCTAACTCGCCTACCATTTGGAGCCAAAATGAAACTGTACGTACATATTCAAGACCAAGAGAAGGTAGTTTATCTCCAACCAGCAAGAAACGGAAATTACAACGAACAAATGGATCAGATGATCATCATCCCGATAATGGCGATGATAGTATGACTGAATCTGAACCTCAGGGAGTTGAAAAATCgccaactaataataataataacatcccTTCTTCAGTTAGTAAGGTAATTAAAGCAGAACCTTACCGTAAATCGTGTTCACCAGACAAAGAAGTGCTTAAACCAACTGAAAATACGATAATTAAACCAAAAGTGGAATCAATTTCTGGTGACCGGCAAGAATGTTTGACAGAAATGTCATATGACGATAGTGTAGAAGATATGGCTTTAGAAGAGGAGGAAGAAGAATTTGATGAAAATGAATTATCACAGCCTGGAACTTCGCAAGGGGACACCAATCACACcg cagTGCCTCAAACAAATTCATGGCAATTAGACACAACTAATCAAGATAGCACCAGTACTGTTAATACACCAATGGATTGTAAAg CAATAAGCTGTACGAGGTGCGGCCGTCATTACAAATTGAAGAGCTCATTGTTGAACCATCAGCGCTGGGAGTGCGGTAAAGAGCCGCAATTCAAATGCTACATGTGCTCGTATAAAGCAAAACAGAAAGCTCACTTGTTGACACATATGAAGTACAGGCATAAAACTGATAACATCaaaactgaatatttttattag
- the LOC132952891 gene encoding longitudinals lacking protein, isoforms A/B/D/L-like isoform X8 codes for MSVSQQFCLRWNNHQRTLISVFDSLLESGTLVDCTLAAEGRYLKAHKVVLSACSPYLGVLLSQHQEKHPILILKDIKFQELKSMLDYMYRGEVNISQEELGTFLKAAESLQIKGLTESAGIGVRDNSDFEDPVSKRFEHRKQPPSLSSVSSNSPTIWSQNETVRTYSRPREGSLSPTSKKRKLQRTNGSDDHHPDNGDDSMTESEPQGVEKSPTNNNNNIPSSVSKVIKAEPYRKSCSPDKEVLKPTENTIIKPKVESISGDRQECLTEMSYDDSVEDMALEEEEEEFDENELSQPGTSQGDTNHTVPQTNSWQLDTTNQDSTSTVNTPMDCKAISCTRCGRHYKLKSSLLNHQRWECGKEPQFKCYMCSYKAKQKAHLLTHMKYRHKTDNIKTEYFY; via the exons ATGTCCGTCAGCCAACAGTTTTGCCTGCGATGGAACAACCACCAGAGGACACTGATTTCGGTGTTCGACAGCCTCCTGGAGAGCGGCACCCTTGTGGATTGCACGCTGGCCGCAGAGGGACGATACCTGAAAGCTCACAAAGTCGTGTTGTCCGCCTGCAGTCCGTACTTAGGG gTTTTATTAAGTCAACATCAAGAGAAACATCCAATCTTAATTTTGAAAGATATCAAATTTCAAGAATTAAAGTCAATGTTGGATTATATGTATCGAGGTGAAGTCAATATTTCTCAAGAAGAACTTGGTACATTTTTGAAAGCTGCTGAATCTCTTCAAATCAAAGGTTTGACAGAAAGTGCTGGTATTGGGGTTCGCGATAATTCAGATTTTGAAGACCCAGTATCTAAACGTTTTGAACATAGAAAACAACCACCTTCTTTATCATCAGTTAGTTCTAACTCGCCTACCATTTGGAGCCAAAATGAAACTGTACGTACATATTCAAGACCAAGAGAAGGTAGTTTATCTCCAACCAGCAAGAAACGGAAATTACAACGAACAAATGGATCAGATGATCATCATCCCGATAATGGCGATGATAGTATGACTGAATCTGAACCTCAGGGAGTTGAAAAATCgccaactaataataataataacatcccTTCTTCAGTTAGTAAGGTAATTAAAGCAGAACCTTACCGTAAATCGTGTTCACCAGACAAAGAAGTGCTTAAACCAACTGAAAATACGATAATTAAACCAAAAGTGGAATCAATTTCTGGTGACCGGCAAGAATGTTTGACAGAAATGTCATATGACGATAGTGTAGAAGATATGGCTTTAGAAGAGGAGGAAGAAGAATTTGATGAAAATGAATTATCACAGCCTGGAACTTCGCAAGGGGACACCAATCACACcg TGCCTCAAACAAATTCATGGCAATTAGACACAACTAATCAAGATAGCACCAGTACTGTTAATACACCAATGGATTGTAAAg CAATAAGCTGTACGAGGTGCGGCCGTCATTACAAATTGAAGAGCTCATTGTTGAACCATCAGCGCTGGGAGTGCGGTAAAGAGCCGCAATTCAAATGCTACATGTGCTCGTATAAAGCAAAACAGAAAGCTCACTTGTTGACACATATGAAGTACAGGCATAAAACTGATAACATCaaaactgaatatttttattag